In the genome of Henningerozyma blattae CBS 6284 chromosome 5, complete genome, one region contains:
- the LDB18 gene encoding Ldb18p (similar to Saccharomyces cerevisiae LDB18 (YLL049W); ancestral locus Anc_4.3), with product MITTSIFLDSLEERLECIENSLGKIDDSENNYSFQNKIDEIQTVLTELLPSSEKYDWSVIQDDDYCSLSHSTPKELEIPNEFILDDCINDLNLMLSDLTKLTNSHNELLELELLNCSQTPTNIRSVEENICTQNLTKFPNLIRECNLLLVKSLAVSDRFAGIESKYKEILHNLQKNQKH from the coding sequence ATGATAACAACTTCCATCTTCTTGGATTCTCTTGAAGAACGATTGGAATGTATTGAAAATAGTTTGGGAAAAATAGATGACTCcgaaaataattattcatttcaaaataaaattgatgaaatcCAAACTGTTCTAACAGAGTTATTACCATCATcagaaaaatatgattgGTCTGTTATCCaagatgatgattattGTAGTTTATCACACTCTACACCAAAAGAGCTCGAAATTCCTAATGAATTTATCTTGGATGATTGCATTAATGATCTAAATCTAATGCTAAGTGATTTAACCAAGCTAACTAACAGTCACAATGAACTCTTAGAATTAGAGCTCTTGAATTGTAGTCAAACTCCTACAAATATTAGAAGCgttgaagaaaatatatgcACACAgaatttaacaaaattcCCTAATTTAATTAGGGAATGCAATCTCCTATTGGTAAAATCATTAGCAGTATCAGACCGATTTGCAGGTATAGAGTCCAAATATAAGGAGATACTACACAACTTAcagaaaaatcaaaagcATTAG
- the CBP2 gene encoding Cbp2p (similar to Saccharomyces cerevisiae CBP2 (YHL038C); ancestral locus Anc_4.4), producing MTLGASNYWTALFFSVLRRKPRDLALTFQNNMPYVRSNTLRELDKRKGIYTRKQIPQDTLTLYNNIDRLHLSSLRELLYLDMKKEQTIWNFRVLMGINGYFKKPKKRNKHSRPGYVAHYRHFKELFMNPIVRSYTLLDIAKDFPATSQNSPVPFDVPFNYNNTVKVKFTNHEKRTIPNVLWPNRVFSNACRGIGVTPALFKSLELNELKNEDLQYVMNPIIDAKIKVYQVPFVPTGYDAIGLFPQYDNTHYDFFANVLKSPSSLLPTNIMKFDNNPYQLISKSIVPIKPMKGQDFRDYDTFFRVFDNFKNLWSIRKLFYETRNLGQSPLPNLAYVDRTCPGDIARNVILSGNYLTSQIVREFSKYYLYYNAFVRMGLFISDYYSIICRHFNQNESHEPRFLQDTLTKKIQVVNPKKAYKESDIDAYGSYIKKGANVNQKNVEYTSVPRNSKKQHIKVDMKPIPYSPIDLYMLDQLNKLESIPMPDTSEEIGDIKVQFDKLISDLQLYASLIVCTAKKNSSLGLNDIERAPFLSNQIRVLNSVFKESKWTKIFYPNVFKYIDLALPKDLQSIYILDEPKNLKDSPEKHQQLLDEGKMYFQIMEHILLLEHGIYKDKFVRCKPITIKHKEIFTNWKIILELKEIINPENIFFIKFCTKFPFTITPDISNTKDTEKFICVDRTVINEKMTVYLYKKSNEYVPRKSTEVINDVIERFHRRSPPNKNQFY from the coding sequence ATGACGTTAGGTGCATCTAATTATTGGACAGCCTTGTTCTTCTCTGTATTGAGAAGAAAACCCAGAGATCTTGCCCTAACATTTCAAAACAATATGCCATATGTTAGATCAAATACATTAAGGGAATTAGATAAGAGGAAAGGTATTTATACCCGAAAACAGATTCCTCAAGATACCCTAACcttatataataatattgatagaCTTCATTTATCATCTCTCAGAGAATTACTGTATCTCGACATGAAGAAAGAACAGACAATTTGGAATTTTAGAGTATTAATGGGCATTAATggttattttaaaaaaccTAAGAAAAGGAACAAGCATTCAAGACCAGGATATGTTGCTCATTACAGACactttaaagaattattcatGAATCCAATCGTTCGAAGTTATACATTGTTGGACATTGCAAAAGATTTCCCTGCAACTTCTCAAAATTCTCCTGTACCATTTGACGTTCCATTCAATTACAATAATACTgtaaaagtaaaatttaCTAATCATGAGAAAAGAACAATACCAAATGTTTTATGGCCAAATAGAGTCTTTTCTAATGCATGCCGAGGTATTGGCGTTACTCCAGCTTTGTTTAAgtcattagaattaaatgaaCTCAAGAATGAAGACCTGCAATATGTTATGAATCCAATTATTGAtgcaaaaataaaagtataCCAAGTTCCATTTGTACCGACTGGATATGATGCCATTGGCTTATTCCCCCAATATGATAATACTCACTATGACTTCTTTGCAAATGTGTTAAAATCACCATCTTCGTTACTTCCAACAAATATTATGAAATTCGATAATAATCCATATCAATTGATCTCAAAATCTATTGTTCCAATAAAACCGATGAAAGGTCAAGATTTTAGAGATTACGACACTTTCTTTCGAGTATTTGATAACTTTAAAAACCTCTGGagtattagaaaattattttatgaaACAAGAAATTTGGGCCAAAGCCCACTTCCAAACCTAGCGTATGTTGATAGAACCTGTCCTGGTGATATTGCTCGTAACGTTATTCTTTCTGGCAATTATCTTACTTCTCAAATTGTTCGTGAAttctcaaaatattatttgtattataatGCTTTTGTTAGAATGGGGTTATTTATTTcagattattattcaataatttgtAGACATTTTAATCAAAATGAATCTCACGAACCCAGATTTCTTCAGGATACactaacaaaaaaaatacaagtTGTAAATCCAAAGAAAGCATACAAAGAATCCGATATTGACGCTTATGGTAGTTATATTAAAAAGGGTGCAAATgttaatcaaaaaaatgtaGAGTACACTAGCGTCCCtcgaaattcaaaaaaacaacataTCAAGGTAGATATGAAACCTATACCTTATTCACCAATTGATCTATACATGTTggatcaattaaataaattggaAAGTATTCCAATGCCAGATACTAGTGAAGAAATTGGTGATATTAAAGTTCAATTTGATAAGCTTATATCAGATTTACAATTGTATGCTTCCTTAATAGTGTGTActgcaaaaaaaaactcaTCACTTGGGCTAAACGATATTGAAAGAGCACCATTTTTATCGAACCAAATTCGAGTACTTAATTCAgtttttaaagaatctaAGTGgaccaaaatattttatccaaatgtatttaaatatattgatcTAGCTTTACCTAAAGATCTTCAatcaatatatatcttAGATGAGCCCAAAAACTTGAAAGATAGCCCTGAGAAACATCAACAATTACTTGATGAAGGTAAAATGTACTTCCAAATAATGGAGCATATTTTACTATTAGAACATGGTATATATAAAGACAAATTCGTAAGATGCAAGCCGATCACTATAAAACATAAAGAGATCTTCAcaaattggaaaattattcttgaactaaaagaaataataaacccagaaaatatattcttcatcaaattctGTACAAAATTTCCATTCACCATTACTCCAGATATATCTAATACTAAGGATACCGAAAAGTTCATATGTGTAGATAGAACAgtaataaatgaaaaaatgaCTGTCTATCTATACAAGAAATCCAATGAATATGTCCCTAGAAAAAGTACTGAAGTTATTAATGACGTTATCGAAAGGTTTCATAGAAGAAGTCCTCCAAATAAGAACcaattctattaa
- the EFM1 gene encoding protein-lysine N-methyltransferase (similar to Saccharomyces cerevisiae YHL039W; ancestral locus Anc_4.1), with protein MTSTSSAKQSLLEDCLNWAKSNGAIIDDKIEFKLTESSGFSAFTTEKIVPDSSSPLIQIPKQLLITKDLALTHFNNPSSNDISNTSWTQLYLANLKFNNKNPPKESEFFKPYLNLLSFADSYQFPFFWNYNDLQHLKGTDLLIRINYTLRNLINEWKTMLTQLNIPLYDPDILTIHADNHLNDYINEFFLKFKNKKDSNLPPWNSFLAYLWSYCIFLSRAFPELILHEQEQEQEDDSLNQVDLNSVFLFPIVDLLNHSNNSNVIWNLNPNDKNSICFNTIDPIEKSQELFNNYGNKSTEDFLLSYGFILKEETPFDYASLTLRLDKSIIQNLKNFGLGLNDNFIVGDDKDTVQFKLFKTINNKNKLERDQLINLFGYLNKLTTEKNLNFRSVLQGLDQLTDILQQKIEITTKLSKLPMTKNSDQCHFQIIKNYINIQKKLFIGKSESIQRYQKKLISSKDPTLFNVLSFKTILKLDQLFANSILLTLGVRNYDDIIKKDCLNDIIMLWLVRISNRNNYKKKLPFELPDFIPQTFETISKNIIIEKDDVMELMTFYNKYFPQLKNSIPELYGIGEWGIRQFVVADAVIDSLVWQRKVNNEAYFIEDKTVTKNNIIF; from the coding sequence ATGACATCTACTTCATCAGCAAAACAATCTTTATTGGAAGATTGTTTGAATTGGGCTAAATCCAATGGTGCCATCATAGATGACAAAATAGAATTCAAACTCACAGAATCTTCAGGGTTTTCAGCGTTCACTACTGAAAAGATCGTCCCAGATTCATCATCCCCTTTGATTCAAATCCCcaaacaattattaattacaaAAGATTTAGCTTTGACTCATTTCAATAACCCATCTTCCAATGATATAAGTAATACATCTTGGACTCAATTATATTTGgcaaatttgaaattcaataataaaaatccaCCTAAAGAATcagaattttttaaaccatatttaaatttattatcctTTGCTGATAGTTACCAATTCCcatttttttggaattataatgatttaCAACATTTAAAAGGTACCGATCTTttaattagaattaattataCTCTAAGAAACTTAATCAATGAATGGAAGACAATGTTAACTCAATTAAATATCCCACTATACGATCCTGATATCTTGACCATCCATGCTGATaatcatttgaatgattatattaatgaattttttttgaaatttaaaaataaaaaggatTCCAATTTACCACCTTGGAATAGTTTTTTGGCATATCTTTGGTCGTATTGCATTTTCCTTTCAAGAGCATTCCCAGAATTAATCTTACATGAACAAGAACAAGAACAAGAAGACGATTCTTTGAACCAAGTTGATTTAAACTCAGTCTTTCTTTTCCCCATTGTGGATCTGTTAAATCatagtaataattcaaatgttaTTTGGAACTTAAATcctaatgataaaaattccaTTTGTTTCAATACAATTGATCCAATAGAGAAATCTCAAgaattgtttaataattatggTAATAAATCTACCGAGGATTTCCTATTGTCATACGGATTCATCTTAAAAGAGGAAACCCCATTCGATTATGCTTCTCTAACGTTACGATTAGATAAATcgattattcaaaatttgaaaaattttggattgggtttaaatgataattttatagtaggtgatgataaagatacagttcaatttaaattatttaaaacaatcaataacaaaaataaattggaAAGAGATCAACTAATTAATCTTTTTggttatttgaataaattaaccactgaaaaaaatttgaattttagATCTGTATTGCAAGGTCTTGATCAATTGACTGATATTTTACAACAAAAGATTGAAATCACTACAAAACTTTCTAAATTGCCCATGACTAAAAATTCGGATCAATGTCatttccaaattattaagaattatattaatattcaaaaaaaattattcattggGAAATCAGAATCCATTCAaagatatcaaaaaaaattaatcagTTCTAAAGATCCAACTTTATTCAACGTATTGTCTTTTAAaactattttaaaattggatCAACTATTTGCAAATTCGATCTTATTAACTCTAGGGGTTAGAAATTATGATGATATCATTAAAAAGGATTGTTTAAATGACATTATAATGTTATGGTTAGTTAGAATAtcaaatagaaataattacaagaaaaaattaccCTTTGAATTACCTGATTTTATTCCTCAAACTTTTGaaacaatttcaaaaaatattatcattgaaaaagatgatGTAATGGAATTAATGACATTTtataacaaatatttcccacaattgaaaaattctatCCCTGAACTTTATGGAATTGGTGAGTGGGGTATTAGACAATTCGTTGTGGCAGATGCTGTTATAGATTCTTTAGTTTGGCAAAGAAAAGTTAATAACGAAGCCTATTTCATTGAGGATAAAACTGTAACTAAAAACAAcattatcttttaa
- the TBLA0E01200 gene encoding RNA-binding family protein (similar to Saccharomyces cerevisiae SBP1 (YHL034C) and RNP1 (YLL046C); ancestral locus Anc_4.7) gives MSTEAPVETHVAPATKKYIPDPETTVFIGNLDANATVEELKAVFGKDVEVEIPIINKRDGRYIQTRHAFVKYPNKIDPLEIKKRYDDEVINDRPIVIRRVLTQTQLENRQQYNYNSNGFRGGRGGFRGGRGGFRGGRGGSSFRGGRGSFRGGRGGRYIHGPAIPAPPKKDKIPLDEMERSTDTIYVNNVDYNTTKEELAEFFGTTPELVVLPMRRMRDVKTKRFFFSKRMNRGIAFVTFVEGVDINAKVEEFQGKSFKERDLALDVAAKKPVYEENEHDDENEDSDSDSDSDSDSDAEAEE, from the coding sequence ATGTCTACAGAAGCTCCAGTTGAAACTCATGTTGCTCCAGCTACAAAGAAATATATCCCAGATCCAGAAACCACAGTTTTTATTGGTAATCTGGATGCCAATGCAACTGTCGAAGAATTAAAAGCAGTTTTCGGTAAGGATGTTGAAGTCGAAATCCcaattatcaataaaaGAGATGGCAGATATATTCAAACAAGACATGcatttgtaaaatatccAAATAAGATTGATCctttagaaattaaaaaaagatatgatgatgaagttATTAATGATAGACCTATTGTTATCAGAAGAGTTCTAACCCAAACCCAACTAGAAAACCGTCAACAATACAATTATAATAGCAATGGCTTCAGAGGCGGTAGAGGTGGCTTCAGAGGCGGCCGTGGTGGCTTCAGAGGCGGTCGTGGCGGTTCTTCATTTAGAGGCGGTAGAGGTTCGTTCAGAGGTGGTAGAGGTGGCAGATATATTCATGGACCTGCAATTCCAGCTCCACCAAAAAAGGATAAGATTCCATTAGATGAAATGGAGAGATCTACTGATACCATTTATGTTAATAATGTTGATTATAACACCACCAAAGAAGAACTAGCAGAATTTTTTGGTACAACACCAGAATTAGTTGTATTACCAATGAGAAGAATGAGAGACGTCAAAACCAAGAGATTCTTCTTTTCAAAGAGAATGAATAGAGGTATCGCTTTTGTTACCTTTGTTGAAGGTGTCGACATTAATGCCAAGGTAGAAGAATTCCAAGGTAAATCTTTCAAAGAAAGAGACTTAGCGTTAGATGTTGCTGCTAAGAAGCCAGTttatgaagaaaatgaacatgacgatgaaaatgaagacTCTGATTCTGATTCCGATTCTGATTCCGATTCTGATGCTGAAGCTGAAGAATAA
- the COF1 gene encoding cofilin (similar to Saccharomyces cerevisiae COF1 (YLL050C); ancestral locus Anc_4.2): MSRSGIAVADESLKAFNDLKLGKKYKFVLYALNDAKTEIIVKETSKDESYDTFLEKLPENDCLYAVYDFEYEISGTEGKRSKIIFFTWAPDTAPVRSKMVYASSKDALRRALNGVSSDIQGTDFSEVAYETVLEKVSRGAGSH, from the exons atgtcTAGATCTGG TATTGCTGTTGCAGATGAATCTTTAAAAGCCTTCAACGATTTGAAATTAGGTAAGAAGTACAAGTTTGTTTTATACGCTTTAAATGATGCTAAGACTGAAATTATTGTTAAAGAAACTTCCAAGGATGAATCTTATGATACctttttggaaaaattacCAGAAAATGATTGTTTATATGCTGTCTATGATTTCGAATACGAAATCAGTGGTACTGAAGGTAAGAGATCCAAGATCATCTTTTTCACCTGGGCACCAGACACTGCTCCAGTTAGATCCAAGATGGTTTACGCTTCCTCTAAGGATGCTTTGAGAAGAGCTTTAAACGGTGTTTCTTCTGATATTCAAGGTACTGATTTCTCTGAAGTTGCTTATGAAACTGTTTTAGAAAAGGTCAGCAGAGGTGCTGGTTCTCattaa
- the TBLA0E01205 gene encoding PITH domain-containing protein: MSHHCEDEHHSHSNSHGHGHSHSHQPPIPTNPQQSLYQYIDTAKICILNGKPIPTNATPSVSTFLKNQDHKFVCNTYLETDSDCQLIIHLPFIGNCKIYSIIIRNNSDNLSNDLSTPKKVRLFKNFNKTLHFDTITDSKEDYSIECPKNIGITTSANDLEINTDENTFVEHYLPRNQFQNTNSLTIFWENNWSDDEDLLLRLYYLEIRGEFLGISKARSTVPGTLVYESAPNPADHVSLENDKEHANLGM; this comes from the coding sequence ATGTCGCACCATTGTGAAGATGAGCATCATTCCCATTCTAATAGCCATGGCCATGGCCATTCACATTCTCATCAGCCCCCAATTCCGACAAACCCTCAGCAATCCTTATATCAATATATCGACACAGCTAAAATATGCATATTAAATGGTAAACCAATTCCAACTAATGCTACACCATCTGTTTcaacatttttaaaaaatcaagaCCATAAATTTGTTTGTAATACTTATTTGGAAACCGATTCAGATTGTCAATTGATCATACATTTACCATTCATTGgtaattgtaaaatttattccattattatcagaaataattcagataatctttcaaatgatttaagTACTCCAAAAAAGGTCAGACTCTTCaaaaactttaataaaactttaCATTTTGATACCATAACTGATTCAAAAGAGGATTATTCAATCGAATGCCCCAAAAATATTGGAATCACTACTTCTGCGAATGATCTGGAAATAAATACTGATGAGAATACATTTGTTGAGCACTATCTACCACGGAATCAGTTCCAAAATACTAATTCATTGACAATATTTTGGGAAAATAACTGGTCTGATGACGAAGATTTACTATTACGCTTATACTATTTGGAAATAAGAGGTGAATTCTTAGGAATTTCGAAGGCTAGAAGTACAGTTCCAGGAACACTGGTTTATGAATCTGCACCAAACCCAGCAGATCATGTGAGTTTGGAAAATGACAAAGAGCATGCAAATCTTGGTATGTAG
- the REC102 gene encoding Rec102p (similar to Saccharomyces cerevisiae REC102 (YLR329W); ancestral locus Anc_4.153), protein MIEFDPVCLKSKENGSILLSIWRTRCKGEITNSEIFILPPVYPKFLIIKFKFYINDLPSSYDFLYNIKCCFENGKLFWEEQLSYTFNIAIDSNEITLKLGCKIWTAEKIATLIEQPSELLVYNNNSLTSKIDFVPQVEITVNFIHESILELELHSFVNQINEYLASLFISQLEFRYPLVFSTVARKRFQMVESQIGPISYSLTESSALFPNIIQCIIKDKTSLTSYQIIGKFKRKKTDKIRFDILLENTPSEKDVAK, encoded by the exons ATGATTGAGTTTGACCCTGTGTGTTTAAAATCGAAAGAAAATGGATCAATTCTTTTATCTATATGGAGAACTAGATGTAAAGGAGAGATAACAAATAGtgaaatattcattttacCGCCAGTTTAtccaaaatttttaatt ataaaattcaaattctatataaatgatttaCCGTCATCCTATGATTTCCTATATAACATCAAATGCTGTTTTGAAAACggaaaattattttgggAAGAGCAATTATCTTACACTTTCAATATTGCAATTGATAGTAATGAGATAACCTTAAAACTGGGCTGTAAGATATGGACTGCCGAAAAAATTGCAACGTTAATAGAGCAGCCTTCTGAATTATTAgtgtataataataactctCTTACAtcaaaaattgattttgttCCTCAAGTAGAAATTACAGTTAACTTTATCCATGAAtcaatattagaattagagCTGCATAGTTTTGttaatcaaattaatgaatatttggcatctttatttatatctCAATTAGAATTTCGTTATCCATTAGTCTTTTCAACAGTAGCGAGAAAGAGATTTCAAATGGTAGAAAGTCAAATAGGACCTATTTCATATTCCCTGACAGAAAGTTCAGCCTTATTTcctaatattattcaatgtatcataaaagataaaacaTCTCTTACAtcatatcaaataattgggaaattcaaaagaaagaagACTGATAAAATCAGATTTGATATCCTGCTAGAAAATACGCCTTCCGAAAAGGATGTAGCAAAATAA